TACATGAAGTTTAAAATCCAAAGAGTACGTTTGATTTTTTCTGCTTCGCAATAACCCATCTTCACCCAATCTGTTGTATATTGCAACCCATTTCTGGATATCTTTTATTGCAGGAATATTATACTTTTTGCTTAAAAATACATATCCACCTTTGCCGTTAAGATACTCTTGAACTACTTTTAATTTAAATTCAAAACTATATTTTGCCAAAAAAACCGACCCCCAAAAGTTAGATTTTTAAGGTCTAACTTTTGGGGGTCAGTTCACCCTGCACGGTTTTTCATTTTATTGCCATAGTGCGTCAAGATCTTTTTTTGTCTTGCTTACAAAGGTCGTTCTGATTAGAG
This sequence is a window from Anaeromusa acidaminophila DSM 3853. Protein-coding genes within it:
- a CDS encoding helix-turn-helix domain-containing protein, whose protein sequence is MAKYSFEFKLKVVQEYLNGKGGYVFLSKKYNIPAIKDIQKWVAIYNRLGEDGLLRSRKNQTYSLDFKLHV